A portion of the Oncorhynchus clarkii lewisi isolate Uvic-CL-2024 chromosome 27, UVic_Ocla_1.0, whole genome shotgun sequence genome contains these proteins:
- the LOC139386405 gene encoding unconventional myosin-VIIa-like — MARLAMTSAEPWPTEGWDSSVRRLSYICPTLIQGDYVWLDLKAGREFVVPIGAVVKLCDSGQIQVLDDEGNEHWISPQNATNIKPMHPTSIHGVEDMIRLGDLNEAGILRNLLIRYTEHLIYTYTGSILVAVNPYQVLPIYTADQIRLYTNKKIGEMPPHIFAIADNCYFNMQRNNRDQCCIISGESGAGKTESTKLILQFLAAISGQHSWIEQQVLEANPILEAFGNAKTIRNDNSSRFGKYIDIHFNKRGAIEGAKIEQYLLEKSRVCRQARDERNYHIFYCMLKGMPSDQKKKLGLGKATDYSYLTIGKCTVCDGRDDMKEYSNIQSAMKVLMFSDTENWMISKLLASILHMGNLRYEARTYDNLDACEVVRSVDLTSAATLLEVDCKDLMNCLTSRTLITRGETVSTPLSIEQALDVRDAFVKGIYGRQFVWIVEKINAAIYKPPSHEPKALRRSIGLLDIFGFENFTINSFEQLCINFANENLQQFFVRHVFKLEQEEYNLEHINWQHIEFTDNQDALDMIAIKPMNIISLIDEESKFPRGTDTTMLNKLNSQHKLNTNYIPPKNTYETQFGIQHFAGVVYYETRGFLEKNRDTLHGDIIQLVHSSRNKFIKQIFQADVAMGAETRKRSPTLSSQFKRSLELLMRTLSVCQPFFVRCIKPNEYKKPMLFDRELCVRQLRYSGMMETIRIRRAGYPIRYTFVEFVDRYRVLMPGVKPAYKQEDLRGTCQRIAEVVLGRDDDWQMGKTKIFLKDHHDMLLEIERDKAITDKVILIQKVVRGFKDRSNFLKMRKSAMMIQKTWRGYHCRKNYGAMRAGFARLQALYRSRRLYVTYHVARQRVMGLQARCRGCLVRRAFRHRLWAVITIQAHTRGMIARRLYKRLKGEYRRRLEAEKLRLAEEEKLRNQMSAKKAKVEAERNHQERLAQLVKEDAEREKREREEVRRKKEMVEQMEKARHEPVNDSDMVDKMFGFLGTTNSFPGQEGAPPAGFEDLERAQKELEEEDLDDVLPLPEDEEDDLSEYKFAKFAATYFQGTTTHTYVRRPLKQPLLFHEDEGDQLAALAVWITVLRFMGDLPEPKYHTAITDGSEKIPVMTKIYETLGKKTYKRELQALQGEGETPHSDSNKKNSVRHKLVSLTLKKKSKITEEVTKRLNDGEISLHGNSMLEDRPTSNLEKLHFIIGNGILRPALRDEIYCQICKQLNQNPSKSSHARGWILISLCVGCFAPSEKFVKYLRNYIHGGPPGYAPYCEERLRRTFVNGTRTQPPSWLELQATKSKKPIMLPVTFMDGTTKTLLTDSATTAMELCNALADKISLRDRFGFSLYIALFDKVSSLGSGKDHVMDAVSQCEQYAKEQGAQERNAPWRLFYRKEIFTPWHNPADDAVATNLIYQQTVRGVKFGEYRCDRDDLAELASQQYYVDYGSEILTERLLSLIPSYIPDREVSSSRSVEKWAHVIMAAHKKGIYTQQRFDPQKVKEEVVDFARYKWPLLFSRFYEAFKLSGPSLPKNDVIVAVNWTGVYFVDEQEQVLLELSFPEITAVSSSRGGKLQGQSFTLATIKGDEFTFTSTNSEDIRDLVVTFLEGLRNRSKYVVALQDNTNSGGEESTFLSFQKGDLILLDQETGQQVMTSGWAHGVNERTNQKGDFPADAVYVLPTVTRPQADVVALITMTPDQRQETVRSSQLVLPETGEERVKPYTLEEFSYDHFRPPPKHTLSRVMITKNRGKASMWSCTREPIKQPLLKKVLSHEDLSQDACMVFIAMMKYMGDYPSKRTRSVNELTDQIFEGALKAEPLKDEIFCQILKQLTDNHVKYSEEKGWELLWLCTGLFPPSNMLLPHVQRFLQSRKHHPLAQDCMTRLQKALRNGSRKYPPHLVEVEAIQHKTTQIFHKVYFPDDTDEAFEVESSTKAKDFCLAISARLLLKSPEGFSLFVKISDKVISVPEGDFFFDFVRHLTDWIKKARPSKDGIVPSLTYQVFFMKKLWTNTVPGKDSFADSIFHYYQELPKYLRGYHKCSRDEVFQLGALIYRVKYEDDKSHFPSIPKILRELVPQDLIRQLSPDDWKRSVVAYFNKQAGKSREEAKLHFLKIIFKWATFGSAFFEVKQTTEPNFPEILLIAINKHGVSLIDPKTKDILTTHPFTKISNWSSGNTYFHITIGNLVRGSKLLCETSLGYKMDDLLTSYISQMLTTMSKQRTGRGHSK; from the exons GGGGACTATGTGTGGTTGGACCTGAAGGCGGGCCGGGAGTTTGTGGTCCCCATCGGAGCCGTGGTCAAACTCTGTGACTCTGGACAGATACAGGTTCTGGATGATGAGGGAAAT GAGCATTGGATATCCCCCCAGAATGCAACCAACATTAAGCCCATGCACCCCACCTCCATCCATGGGGTGGAGGACATGATTCGTCTGGGAGACCTCAACGAGGCCGGCATCCTCCGCAACCTGCTTATACGATATACAGAACACCTTATATAT ACGTATACCGGCTCTATCCTGGTGGCAGTAAACCCCTACCAGGTGCTGCCCATCTACACAGCTGACCAGATCCGCCTgtacaccaataagaagataGGAGAGATGCCTCCACACATCTTTGCCATCGCAGACAACTGTTACTTCAACATGCAGAGGAACAACAGAGACCAGTGCTGTATCATcag TGGTGAGTCTGGAGCAGGGAAGACAGAGAGCACTAAGCTGATCCTGCAGTTCCTAGCAGCCATCAGTGGACAACACTCCTGGATAGAACAACAGGTCCTGGAGGCTAATCCTATACTGGAGG CGTTTGGCAATGCTAAGACGATCCGTAATGATAACTCTAGCCGCTTCGGGAAATACATCGACATCCACTTCAACAAGAGAGGAGCCATAGAGGGGGCCAAGATAGAACAGTACCTGCTGGAGAAGTCACGAGTCTGCAGACAG GCTCGTGATGAGAGGAACTACCatattttctactgtatgttgAAGGGCATGCCTTCAGACCAGAAGAAGAAACTGGGACTAGGGAAAGCCACAGACTACAGCTACCTTACTATA gggaAGTGTACTGTGTGTGATGGTCGTGATGATATGAAGGAGTATTCAAACATCCAATCAGCCATGAAGGTGTTGATGTTCTCTGACACTGAGAATTGGATGATCTCCAAACTATTGGCCTCTATACTACATATGGGGAACCTGCGTTATGAAG CTCGTACCTATGACAACCTGGATGCCTGTGAGGTGGTCCGCAGTGTAGACCTGACTTCTGCTGCTACACTGCTGGAG gtggactGTAAAGACCTGATGAACTGTCTGACCAGTAGGACTCTGATCACTAGAGGAGAAACAGTCTCCACTCCCCTCAGTATAGAGCAGGCACTGGACGTACGGGACGCCTTcgtcaag ggGATCTACGGTCGTCAGTTTGTGTGGATCGTAGAGAAGATCAATGCAGCGATCTACAAGCCTCCATCCCACGAGCCCAAAGCCCTCAGACGCTCCATAGGACTACTAGACATCTTTGGCTTCGAAAACTTCACCAtcaacag TTTTGAGCAGCTGTGCATTAACTTTGCCAACGAGAACCTGCAGCAGTTCTTTGTGAGGCATGTGTTCAAACTGGAGCAGGAGGAGTACAACCTGGAGCACATTAACTGGCAACACATCGAGTTCACAGACAACCAGGACGCCCTGGACATGATCGCTATCAAACCCATGAACATCATCAGCCTCATAGACGAGGAGAGCAAGTTCCCCAGG ggTACAGACACTACTATGTTGAATAAGTTGAACTCTCAACATAAATTGAACACCAACTACATCCCTCCTAAGAACACTTATGAGACCCAGTTTGGCATCCAGCACTTTGCTGGGGTGGTCTACTACGAGACACGAG GTTTCTTGGAGAAGAACAGAGACACCCTGCACGGTGACATCATTCAGCTGGTTCACTCCTCCAGGAACAAGTTCATCAAGCAGATCTTCCAGGCCGATGTTGCCATG ggGGCGGAGACCAGGAAGCGCTCTCCCACTCTGAGCAGTCAGTTCAAGCGTTCTCTGGAACTGCTGATGAGGACTCTGAGTGTGTGTCAGCCCTTCTTCGTACGCTGCATTAAACCCAATGAGTACAAGAAACCCatg CTGTTTGACAGGGAGCTGTGTGTTCGTCAGCTGAGGTATTCAGGCATGATGGAGACCATTCGTATCCGCAGAGCTGGTTATCCAATCAGATACACCTTTGTTGAGTTTGTGGACCGCTACAGAGTCCTCATGCCAGGAGTCAAACCTGCATACAAACAG gaggacCTGAGGGGAACTTGTCAGCgtatagcagaagttgtccttgGGAGAGATGATGATTGGCAGATGGGAAAGACCAAGATCTTCCTCAAG gaCCACCATGACATGCtgttggagatagagagagacaaggcCATCACGGACAAGGTCATCCTCATCCAGAAGGTTGTACGAGGCTTCAAGGACAG GTCCAACTTCCTGAAGATGAGAAAGTCAGCCATGATGATCCAGAAGACGTGGCGAGGATATCACTGTCGCAAGAACTATGGAGCT aTGCGGGCAGGGTTTGCCAGACTCCAGGCGTTGTACCGCTCCAGGCGGCTGTACGTAACGTACCACGTGGCCAGACAGAGAGTGATGGGTCTGCAGGCCAGGTGTAGAGGCTGTCTGGTCCGAAGGGCCTTCAGACACCGCCTATGGGCCGTCATCACCATCCAGGCTCACACACGGGGCATGATCGCACGACGCCTCTACAAGAGACTGAAGGGAGag tatcggAGGAGGTTGGAGGCAGAGAAGCTGCGTCTGGCTGAGGAGGAGAAACTGAGGAACCAGATGAGCGCTAAGAAGGCCAag GTTGAAGCAGAGCGTAACCACCAGGAGCGACTGGCCCAGCTAGTGAAGGAGGAtgcggagagagagaagagagaaagggaggaggtgcGGAGGAAGAAGGAGATGGTGGAGCAGATGGAGAAAGCCAGACATGAGCCGGTGAACGACTCTGACATGGTGGATAAGATGTTTGGCTTCCTGGGGACAACAAACTCCTTCCCTGGCCAGGAGGGTGCGCCACCAGCTGGGTTCGAG gacttgGAACGTGCCCAGAAGGAGCTTGAGGAGGAGGATTTAGATGATGTTCTTCCTCTccctgaggatgaggaggatgaccTGTCGGAGTATAAATTCGCCAAGTTCGCTGCCACCTATTTCCAGggcaccacaacacacacctacGTCCGACGGCCACTTAAACAACCGCTGCTGTTCCATGAAGACGAGGGCGACCAGCTG GCAGCGTTAGCGGTATGGATCACGGTGCTGAGGTTCATGGGAGATCTCCCAGAGCCCAAGTACCACACGGCCATCACTGACGGCTCGGAGAAGATCCCTGTGATGACCAAGATCTACGAGACGCTGGGCAAGAAAACCTACAAGAGAGAACTACAGGCcctgcagggggagggagag ACCCCCCATTCAGACAGCAACAAGAAGAACAGTGTCCGACACAAACTAGTGTCCCTCACACTGAAGAAGAAGTCCAAGATTACTGAGGAg GTGACCAAGCGCCTGAACGACGGAGAGATTAGTCTCCATGGCAACAGCATGTTAGAGGACCGGCCCACCTCTAACCTGGAGAAACTCCACTTCATCATCGGCAACGGAATACTACGACCTGCCCTGAG GGATGAGATCTACTGCCAGATCTGTAAGCAGTTGAACCAGAATCCTTCTAAGAGCAGTCACGCCCGCGGTTGGAtcctcatctctctgtgtgtcggcTGCTTCGCTCCCTCTGAGAAGTTTGTCAAG TACCTGCGTAACTACATCCATGGTGGTCCTCCTGGCTACGCCCCGTACTGCGAGGAGAGACTCAGACGCACGTTTGTTAACGGCACCAGAACACAACCCCCGTCCTGGCTGGAGCTACag GCCACTAAGTCTAAGAAGCCCATCATGTTGCCAGTAACCTTTATGGATGGGACCACTAAGACGTTGTTGACAGACTCAGCTACTACGGCCATGGAGCTGTGTAACGCCCTGGCAGACAAGATCAGCCTCAGAGACCGCTTTGGATTCTCTCTCTATATCGCCCTGTTTGACAAG GTGTCCTCCCTAGGCAGTGGAAAGGACCATGTGATGGACGCAGTGTCCCAGTGTGAGCAGTATGCCAAGGAGCAGGGTGCCCAGGAGAGAAACGCCCCCTGGAGACTGTTCTACAGGAAGGAGATATTCACCCCCTGGCACAACCCTGCAGACGACGCTGTGGCCACCAACCTCATCTACCAACAGACTGTACGGGGGGTAAAGTTTGGAGAGTACCGCTGTGACAGG gatgaCCTAGCAGAGTTAGCCAGTCAGCAGTATTATGTGGACTATGGTTCTGAGATCCTGACAGAGCGTCTGCTGAGCCTGATCCCATCCTACATCCCCGACCGAGAGGTCAGCTCCTCCCGGAGTGTGGAGAAATGGGCCCACGTCATCATGGCTGCCCATAAAAAG gGCATCTACACCCAGCAGAGGTTTGACCCCCAGAAGGTGAAGGAGGAAGTGGTGGACTTCGCTCGCTACAAATGGCCGCTCCTCTTCTCACGCTTTTATGAGGCCTTCAAGCTCTCAG GTCCAAGTCTGCCTAAGAATGATGTCATTGTGGCGGTGAACTGGACAGGGGTGTACTTTGTGGACGAACAGGAGCAGGTGCTGCTAGAACTCTCTTTCCCAGAGATCACTGCAGTCTCCAGCAGCAG AGGTGGTAAGCTGCAGGGGCAGAGCTTTACGTTGGCGACCATAAAGGGCGATGAGTTTACGTTCACGTCGACCAACTCTGAGGACATCAGAGACCTTGTGGTAACGTTCCTAGAGGGCCTGAGGAACCGGTCCAAGTACGTGGTGGCTCTGCAGGACAACACCAACTCTG GTGGGGAGGAGTCTACGTTCCTGTCGTTCCAAAAGGGAGACCTGATTCTATTGGACCAAGAGACAGGTCAGCAGGTCATGACCTCAGGCTGGGCCCACGGGGTCAATGAACGGACCAATCAAAAAGGAGATTTCCCTGCTGATGCCGTCTACGTCCTGCCCACTGTTACCAGACCTCAGGCTGACGTagtg gcATTGATTACCATGACACCAGACCAGAGACAGGAGACGGTGCGTTCATCTCAGCTGGTTTTGCcggagactggagaggagagggttaaacCTTACACACTGGAAGAGTTCAGCTATGACCACTTCAG acctccTCCCAAACACACTCTGAGCAGGGTGATGatcactaagaacagagggaaggcCTCAATGTGGAGCTGCACCAGAGAGCCTATCAAACAGCCCCTACTGAAGAAGGTCCTCAGCCATGAAGACCTGTCACAGGATGCCTGTATGGTCTTCATAG CTATGATGAAGTATATGGGGGACTACCCGTCTAAGCGAACACGTTCTGTTAACGAGCTGACGGACCAGATCTTTGAAGGAGCTCTGAAGGCCGAACCTCTAAAAGATGAGATTTTCTGTCAGATCCTCAAACAACTCACAGACAACCACGTCAA gtacagTGAGGAGAAGGGCTGGGAGTTGCTGTGGCTATGTACAGGGCTGTTCCCTCCTAGCAACATGCTGCTGCCTCATGTCCAGCGTTTCCTTCAGTCCAGGAAACACCACCCTCTGGCTCAGGACTGTATGACACGACTACAGAAGGCCCTACG GAATGGCTCGAGGAAGTACCCTCCCCACCTAGTGGAGGTAGAGGCCATCCAACATAAGACCACCCAGATCTTCCACAAAGTCTATTTCCCTGACGATACTGATGAG GCATTTGAGGTGGAGTCCAGCACCAAGGCTAAAGACTTCTGTTTGGCGATCTCTGCTCGCCTGCTGCTCAAATCACCCGAAGGATTCAGCTTGTTCGTAAAGATTTCCGACAAG gtgatAAGTGTACCAGAGGGAGATTTCTTCTTTGACTTTGTCAGACACCTCACAGACTGGATCAAGAAGGCCCGGCCCTCTAAAGATG gtatcGTACCGTCTCTGACCTACCAGGTGTTCTTCATGAAGAAGCTGTGGACCAACACTGTTCCTGGTAAAGACTCCTTCGCTGACTCCATCTTCCACTACTACCAG GAACTGCCTAAGTATCTCCGTGGTTACCATAAGTGTAGTCGTGACGAGGTGTTCCAGCTGGGAGCGTTGATCTACAGGGTGAAGTACGAAGACGACAAGTCACACTTCCCCTCAATACCCAAGATCCTCCGGGAGCTGGTGCCGCAGGACCTGATTCGCCAGCTCTCCCCAGATGACTGGAAACGG tctGTAGTAGCTTATTTCAATAAGCAGGCTGGTAAGTCCAGGGAAGAGGCCAAACTCCACTTCCTGAAGATCATCTTCAAATGGGCCACGTTCGGATCCGCCTTCTTCGAAGTCAAG CAAACCACAGAGCCCAACTTCCCAGAGATCCTCCTGATTGCTATCAACAAGCATGGAGTCAGCCTTATAGACCCAAAGAccaag GACATCCTGACCACCCACCCATTCACTAAGATCTCCAACTGGAGCAGCGGTAACACCTACTTCCACATCACCATCGGCAACCTGGTCAGGGGCAGCAAGCTGCTGTGTGAGACCTCACTG ggcTATAAGATGGATGACCTCCTCACTTCCTACATCAGTCAGATGTTGACCACCATGAGTAAACAGAGAACTGGGCGGGGACACAGCAAGTGA